A section of the bacterium SCSIO 12696 genome encodes:
- the murA gene encoding UDP-N-acetylglucosamine 1-carboxyvinyltransferase, with product MDKLQITGGEALKGSIRISGAKNSALPILAASLLTENPVTIGNIPHLHDITTMVELLGCMGGNVVVDEKLELEIDCGSLHSQTAPYELVKTMRASILVLGPMLARHSVAHVSFPGGCAIGSRPVDLHLRGLEQMGAKVEIEDGYIKATSDGRLKGAHILMDTVTVGGTENLMMAAALADGTTIIENAAREPEVTDLANCINAWGGDVQGAGTDTITINGVEKMPGGYFKVMPDRIETGTYLVAAAATGGSIKVKDTDPSTLEAVLLKLEEAGADITCGEDWIELDMHGKRPKAVSLKTAPYPGFPTDMQAQFTAMNAVAEGVGMVTETIFENRLIQTHELNRMGAKISLEGHTAMVTGVERLKGAPVMASDLRASASLVIAGLVADGATLVDRIYHIDRGYECIEEKMQQLGANIRRIG from the coding sequence ATGGATAAATTACAAATTACCGGTGGCGAAGCCCTGAAAGGCAGCATTCGCATCTCCGGTGCAAAAAACTCCGCGTTGCCCATCCTGGCCGCCTCGTTGTTGACCGAAAATCCGGTCACCATTGGCAATATTCCCCATCTGCACGATATCACCACCATGGTGGAGTTGTTGGGGTGCATGGGCGGCAATGTGGTGGTGGATGAAAAGCTGGAGCTGGAGATCGATTGCGGCTCACTTCACAGCCAAACCGCGCCTTACGAGCTGGTGAAGACCATGCGCGCCTCTATTTTGGTGTTGGGCCCCATGCTGGCCCGTCATTCCGTGGCCCACGTTTCGTTCCCTGGTGGTTGTGCCATTGGTAGCCGCCCGGTGGATTTGCACTTGCGCGGCCTGGAGCAAATGGGCGCGAAGGTGGAAATTGAGGACGGTTACATCAAAGCCACCAGTGATGGTCGCCTTAAAGGTGCGCATATTCTCATGGATACTGTCACCGTCGGCGGCACGGAAAACCTGATGATGGCAGCGGCTCTGGCGGACGGCACCACGATTATTGAGAATGCCGCCCGTGAGCCAGAGGTGACTGATCTGGCCAATTGCATTAACGCCTGGGGTGGTGATGTACAGGGCGCTGGTACCGATACCATTACCATCAATGGTGTTGAAAAAATGCCTGGCGGTTACTTCAAGGTCATGCCCGACCGCATTGAAACCGGTACATACCTGGTGGCGGCTGCGGCCACTGGTGGTTCCATTAAAGTGAAAGACACCGACCCATCCACCCTTGAGGCAGTGCTGCTCAAGCTGGAGGAGGCGGGCGCTGATATTACCTGCGGTGAAGACTGGATTGAGTTGGATATGCACGGCAAACGTCCCAAGGCGGTCAGCCTCAAAACTGCCCCCTATCCCGGCTTCCCCACGGATATGCAGGCCCAGTTTACCGCCATGAATGCGGTAGCCGAAGGGGTGGGTATGGTCACCGAGACGATCTTTGAAAACCGCCTGATTCAAACCCATGAATTGAATCGTATGGGTGCCAAGATTTCCCTGGAAGGGCACACCGCGATGGTCACTGGCGTCGAGCGTTTGAAAGGCGCTCCGGTAATGGCCTCTGACCTGCGTGCGTCAGCCAGCTTGGTGATTGCCGGTCTGGTGGCAGATGGCGCTACGCTGGTGGATCGTATTTACCATATTGATCGTGGTTACGAGTGTATTGAGGAGAAGATGCAGCAGCTAGGAGCCAATATCCGCCGTATTGGATAG
- a CDS encoding BolA/IbaG family iron-sulfur metabolism protein — protein MNLDEIKQLLAAQLDGCQIEVEAEGNHLTVSAVGELFAGLRTLKRQQLIYGALSELIADGTIHAVHMTTLTPEEAGQ, from the coding sequence ATGAATCTCGACGAGATAAAACAGCTCCTTGCCGCTCAGCTGGACGGTTGCCAAATTGAGGTGGAGGCCGAAGGTAATCACCTGACGGTTTCCGCCGTGGGCGAATTATTTGCAGGACTAAGAACTCTCAAGCGCCAACAGCTGATCTACGGTGCACTGTCTGAATTGATTGCCGACGGCACCATACACGCTGTGCATATGACCACGCTGACACCGGAAGAGGCTGGCCAATAA
- a CDS encoding ABC transporter substrate-binding protein encodes MFASRIAAFLMGLMLLAGSAAASEPHQLIESMTGDLLSGMEQYRDTADEDPEPFFEYLEGRLDGLIDFKWISANVMGSYRKTASDEQKKRFADVFRRGLVETYGRGLLAYSDEKIVVLPPKGELKGKRKVTVNQEIHGKDKVYPVAYTMGRNKQGEWKIINVVIGGVNIGKTFRNQFTQAAKKHSGDVDKVIDNWASKV; translated from the coding sequence ATGTTTGCTTCACGTATTGCTGCTTTTTTGATGGGTTTGATGCTGCTGGCCGGTTCGGCCGCTGCCAGTGAGCCCCACCAGTTGATTGAGTCCATGACCGGTGACTTGCTGTCGGGTATGGAACAGTACCGGGATACCGCCGATGAAGACCCGGAGCCATTTTTTGAATACCTGGAAGGGCGCCTGGATGGGCTGATCGACTTTAAGTGGATATCCGCCAATGTGATGGGCTCCTACCGCAAAACCGCCAGCGACGAGCAGAAAAAGCGCTTTGCCGATGTGTTTCGTCGCGGCCTGGTAGAAACCTACGGCCGTGGCCTATTGGCCTACAGCGACGAAAAAATTGTTGTGTTGCCGCCCAAGGGAGAGCTGAAAGGTAAGCGCAAGGTAACGGTCAATCAGGAGATACACGGCAAGGACAAAGTCTACCCAGTGGCGTACACCATGGGCCGTAATAAACAGGGTGAGTGGAAAATCATCAATGTGGTGATCGGTGGTGTCAACATCGGCAAAACCTTCCGTAACCAGTTTACCCAGGCTGCCAAAAAGCACAGTGGCGATGTTGACAAGGTCATCGACAACTGGGCCTCCAAGGTATAA
- a CDS encoding calcium/sodium antiporter, protein MAEYISAIPAWLAMLIGLIALVWGADRFVAGSAATARNFGMSPLIIGLTIVSIGTSAPEIIVAINASLSGSGEMAVGNALGSNLANIGLVLGVTALVAPLPTQPHLIKQEGPVLLAVTLLAGVLLLNDHLSRLDGIILAGLLVPLLWFTLHQKRGELSPREVEEELEDIPTLNMTPALIWLLVGLGTLLLGSDLLVNGATRTAQALGVSELVIGLTVVAVGTSLPELATSIVSALRGHHDIALGNIFGSNLFNLLAVMSMPGLIAPLALDPQVFNRDFSAMALLTGLLLIGVIWSLRKRGGQARSGRLGRRFGALLVVLYCAYYSFL, encoded by the coding sequence ATGGCTGAATACATCTCTGCAATACCGGCCTGGCTGGCCATGCTGATTGGGCTTATCGCACTGGTATGGGGGGCAGACCGCTTTGTGGCGGGCAGTGCCGCCACTGCTCGAAACTTTGGCATGTCACCGCTGATTATCGGCCTGACCATTGTCTCCATCGGCACCTCTGCACCGGAAATCATTGTAGCTATCAATGCCAGCCTGTCCGGTAGCGGCGAAATGGCTGTGGGCAACGCATTGGGCTCAAATCTCGCCAATATCGGCCTGGTATTGGGGGTGACCGCACTGGTAGCGCCATTGCCAACACAGCCGCACCTGATTAAGCAGGAAGGTCCGGTTTTGCTGGCGGTCACATTGCTGGCCGGGGTGCTGTTGCTCAACGACCACCTTTCTCGCCTCGATGGCATTATTTTAGCTGGGCTTTTGGTACCCCTGCTGTGGTTCACTCTTCACCAAAAGCGCGGTGAACTCTCACCAAGAGAAGTAGAAGAAGAGCTGGAAGATATTCCTACACTGAATATGACGCCGGCACTTATCTGGCTATTGGTGGGTTTGGGCACACTGTTGCTAGGCTCAGACTTACTGGTAAACGGCGCCACCCGCACCGCTCAAGCACTCGGTGTTAGCGAATTGGTGATTGGCCTTACCGTGGTAGCTGTCGGCACCAGCCTGCCGGAGCTGGCCACCTCCATCGTCAGCGCGCTGCGTGGCCATCACGATATTGCCCTGGGTAATATTTTTGGCTCCAACCTGTTTAACTTACTGGCGGTAATGTCGATGCCCGGACTGATTGCCCCGCTGGCGCTGGATCCGCAGGTATTTAACCGGGACTTCTCCGCCATGGCGCTACTCACCGGATTACTGCTGATTGGTGTGATTTGGTCCCTGCGCAAACGCGGCGGTCAGGCCCGCAGCGGCCGGCTGGGAAGGCGTTTTGGTGCCCTGTTGGTGGTACTGTACTGCGCATACTACAGCTTTCTATAA
- a CDS encoding KpsF/GutQ family sugar-phosphate isomerase, whose translation MSSPLLESGRRTIHIEGDAVRQLENRIGADFQTACELMLDVKGRVVVTGMGKSGHIGRKIAATLASTGTPSFFVHPGEASHGDLGMITENDAVLAISNSGSTAEVITLLPLIKRLGVPMVSMTGNPGSPLAEAAHAHLDISVETEACPLGLAPTSSTTVTLVMGDALAVSLLEARGFTAEDFAFSHPGGALGRKLLLKVEDIMHKGDEVPRVNDTSSVRDALVEMTGKGFGMTTVVDAQQHLLGVFTDGDLRRAVDQRIDINTAEVKDVMTLNCKTISRNILAAEALGIMEDYKITALVVENDDQQPCGVLHMHDVLRAGVM comes from the coding sequence ATGAGTTCACCCCTGTTAGAAAGCGGTCGACGCACTATCCATATAGAAGGCGATGCGGTTCGGCAACTGGAAAACCGCATTGGTGCCGACTTCCAAACAGCCTGTGAGCTTATGCTGGATGTCAAAGGCCGTGTAGTGGTTACCGGCATGGGCAAGTCCGGCCACATCGGCCGCAAGATTGCCGCCACTTTGGCCAGCACCGGCACACCGTCATTTTTTGTCCACCCCGGCGAAGCCAGTCACGGCGACCTGGGTATGATTACCGAAAACGACGCGGTACTGGCCATTTCCAACTCCGGCTCCACTGCAGAAGTCATCACTTTGCTGCCACTGATCAAACGCCTGGGCGTGCCCATGGTCAGTATGACTGGCAACCCCGGCTCGCCACTGGCAGAAGCCGCTCACGCCCATCTGGACATCAGCGTAGAAACCGAAGCCTGCCCACTGGGCCTGGCACCCACCTCCAGCACCACGGTCACTCTGGTAATGGGCGACGCCCTGGCGGTGTCATTACTGGAAGCTCGTGGTTTTACCGCCGAAGATTTTGCGTTTTCCCACCCCGGTGGTGCTCTGGGCCGCAAACTGCTGCTCAAGGTGGAAGACATTATGCACAAGGGCGATGAAGTACCCCGGGTGAATGACACCAGCTCCGTGCGTGACGCCCTTGTAGAAATGACCGGCAAAGGCTTTGGTATGACCACAGTGGTGGATGCTCAACAGCATTTGCTGGGGGTATTCACCGATGGTGACCTGCGCCGTGCCGTGGATCAGCGCATCGACATCAATACTGCCGAAGTAAAAGATGTGATGACCCTGAACTGCAAAACCATTTCGCGCAACATCCTCGCCGCCGAAGCACTGGGCATTATGGAGGATTACAAAATCACCGCGCTGGTGGTGGAAAACGACGATCAACAACCCTGCGGCGTACTGCACATGCACGATGTGTTGCGCGCCGGGGTTATGTGA
- a CDS encoding HAD hydrolase family protein: protein MTVDNQATEAAKKIRLLLLDVDGVLTDGKLYYSESGSEAKAFNIQDGQGIKLLQRNGVEVGIITGRSSQLLARRAKELGIERVVQGREDKLTALNELLETCDYQLHEIAHVGDDLPDVAVIRRVGLGIAVANANWFVAEQADWQIQNKGGDGAIREVAEFILSAQGKLQSTLEPYL from the coding sequence ATGACAGTCGACAATCAAGCCACCGAAGCGGCAAAAAAAATCCGCCTGTTACTGCTGGATGTGGATGGTGTACTCACCGATGGTAAGCTCTACTACAGCGAGAGCGGCAGCGAAGCCAAGGCGTTTAATATTCAAGACGGCCAGGGCATCAAGCTGCTGCAACGCAATGGCGTCGAGGTGGGCATTATTACCGGGCGCAGCTCGCAACTACTGGCCAGGCGGGCTAAAGAGCTGGGTATTGAACGGGTAGTTCAGGGCCGCGAAGACAAACTCACCGCCCTCAATGAACTGCTGGAAACCTGTGACTACCAACTTCACGAGATTGCCCATGTGGGCGATGACTTACCCGATGTGGCGGTGATTCGCCGTGTCGGCCTGGGCATTGCGGTGGCAAACGCCAACTGGTTTGTGGCCGAACAGGCGGACTGGCAAATCCAAAACAAAGGCGGCGATGGCGCTATCCGCGAAGTGGCTGAATTTATTCTCAGCGCTCAGGGGAAATTGCAGAGCACACTGGAGCCGTATTTATGA
- the lptC gene encoding LPS export ABC transporter periplasmic protein LptC produces the protein MLRPFLIFALIVALGWNFRQFWISPPETFFQPTATTTDVPKANVYMHKTDTRQFNDQGELAYRLTSERTEHFTESQSFVLSAPKITSFQKDAPPWTLSANNGVVEKNGESIRLNDQVVGRRFMQERTITLKTPALLFIPEKQYAESDKNVTITMPGANTSGTGFKANLNTGEYQLLSRVKGQLDATKSSTSDQTN, from the coding sequence GTGCTGCGGCCATTCCTGATCTTTGCATTGATCGTCGCCTTGGGTTGGAACTTTCGCCAGTTCTGGATCTCACCTCCCGAGACGTTTTTTCAGCCCACCGCCACCACTACTGACGTGCCCAAAGCCAACGTTTACATGCACAAAACCGACACTCGGCAGTTCAACGACCAGGGCGAACTGGCATATCGGCTGACGTCCGAGCGCACCGAACACTTTACCGAGTCGCAAAGCTTTGTGCTCAGCGCCCCCAAAATCACCTCCTTCCAAAAAGATGCGCCCCCCTGGACTCTGTCTGCCAATAATGGCGTGGTGGAAAAAAACGGCGAGAGTATTCGCCTGAACGACCAGGTGGTTGGCCGCCGCTTTATGCAGGAACGCACCATCACTTTGAAAACACCGGCACTGTTGTTTATCCCTGAGAAACAATACGCCGAAAGCGACAAAAACGTTACAATCACCATGCCCGGAGCAAATACGTCAGGCACTGGCTTTAAAGCCAACCTCAATACCGGTGAATACCAATTACTTTCTCGCGTAAAAGGACAGCTGGATGCCACGAAATCGTCCACCTCTGACCAGACCAACTAA
- the lptA gene encoding lipopolysaccharide transport periplasmic protein LptA, which yields MSPSALALPEDRLQPLEIKAEHNAGDVNGNLIYSGDVRIVQGSLRLNADKVEAQINQQTILCTGKPASFQLTTVDYGLVTGKAEELYFDRSSGKLRLSKDAIITKEDGSFTQGDTITYNIDSETWTVEGGTTVLPPAVTKPDEGSASDKEVDNGDS from the coding sequence ATGAGCCCGTCCGCTCTGGCACTGCCAGAAGATCGCCTGCAACCCCTGGAAATCAAAGCCGAGCACAATGCCGGGGATGTCAACGGCAACCTGATATACAGCGGTGACGTGCGTATTGTGCAAGGCTCCCTGCGACTCAACGCCGACAAAGTGGAAGCGCAAATCAACCAGCAAACCATTCTCTGTACCGGCAAGCCCGCCTCTTTCCAACTCACCACGGTGGATTACGGCCTGGTGACCGGCAAGGCCGAAGAGCTGTACTTTGATCGCAGCAGCGGCAAATTACGCCTGTCCAAGGATGCCATCATTACCAAGGAAGATGGCTCGTTCACACAGGGCGACACCATCACCTACAACATTGACAGTGAAACCTGGACAGTTGAAGGCGGCACCACCGTGCTGCCACCTGCGGTTACCAAGCCGGATGAAGGTTCGGCAAGCGACAAGGAAGTTGACAATGGCGACTCTTGA
- the lptB gene encoding LPS export ABC transporter ATP-binding protein: MATLEARHLAKAYKKRPVVKDVSMKVSSGEIVGLLGPNGAGKTTCFYMIVGLVPLGGGEILIDGEDVTHLPMHGRARKGLGYLPQEASIFRRLSVQNNIMGILETRKQLSRKQRQEKLEELLQEFHITHIRDSLGMSLSGGERRRVEIARALATEPQFILLDEPFAGVDPISVNDIKQIIRHLRDKGIGVLITDHNVRETLDICHHAYIVGEGHVIAEGDATTILGNQQVRDIYLGEHFEL; encoded by the coding sequence ATGGCGACTCTTGAAGCTCGCCACCTGGCCAAAGCCTATAAAAAACGTCCGGTTGTTAAAGACGTCTCCATGAAAGTCAGCAGCGGCGAAATCGTCGGTTTGCTGGGCCCCAATGGCGCCGGTAAAACCACCTGTTTTTACATGATTGTGGGCCTGGTGCCACTGGGTGGAGGAGAAATCCTGATTGACGGCGAAGACGTCACTCACCTGCCCATGCATGGAAGAGCTCGTAAAGGTTTGGGCTATTTGCCCCAAGAAGCCTCTATCTTTCGGCGCCTCAGCGTCCAAAATAACATTATGGGGATTTTGGAAACCCGCAAACAGCTGAGCCGCAAACAGCGCCAGGAAAAACTGGAAGAGCTACTGCAAGAGTTCCACATCACCCATATTCGCGACAGCTTGGGAATGAGTCTGTCCGGCGGTGAACGACGCCGGGTGGAGATCGCCCGAGCTCTGGCCACTGAGCCTCAATTTATTTTGCTGGATGAGCCCTTTGCTGGCGTTGACCCTATCTCTGTGAACGACATCAAACAGATTATTCGCCATCTGCGTGACAAAGGTATCGGCGTGCTGATTACCGATCACAACGTTCGTGAAACTCTGGATATTTGCCATCACGCTTACATTGTCGGTGAGGGCCACGTGATTGCCGAAGGCGACGCCACCACTATCCTCGGCAACCAGCAGGTCCGCGATATTTATCTGGGCGAGCACTTTGAGCTGTAG
- a CDS encoding RNA polymerase factor sigma-54 — MKPSLQLKIGQHLTMTPQLQQAIKLLQLSSLDLQQEIQQALYDNPLLELAEEEERREQRAESEQENHEKADSPKESDQQASTETEPDIKELSQDEWENKIPDELPVDASWDDVFETAATSVANKQNSSSGESRDFDTFQASADTLQDHLLWQLNLTPMSDNDRVIAGALIDAIGDDGFLALPVEDIWQGLVDTSQPEEEQLELDEVIAVLRRIQHFDPIGVGATSLSDCLLIQLRQLPAETPYLQEAITLAESHLELVARRDVKQLQKHTGLCPDSLGTAIILIQALSPRPGDLVRSSQVEYCVPDVKVDKKNNRWQVTLNNDITPALRINQSYAQLIRRADSSEQNRFLRDNLQEARSFLRSLQSRNDTLLRVAACIVEMQQGFLDQGPEAMKPMVLADVAEQLELHESTISRVTTQKFIDTPRGMYELKYFFSSHVSTAEGGQCSSTAIRAMLKKLIDEEDSAKPLSDNKLAAILDEQGIKVARRTVAKYRESLNIPSSSERKKYRIK; from the coding sequence ATGAAGCCAAGCCTGCAACTAAAAATTGGTCAGCACCTGACCATGACCCCACAACTGCAACAAGCCATAAAACTGTTGCAGTTGTCCTCTCTGGATTTACAGCAAGAAATCCAGCAGGCACTTTACGACAACCCACTATTGGAGCTGGCGGAAGAAGAAGAGCGCCGGGAGCAACGAGCTGAAAGTGAGCAGGAAAACCACGAAAAAGCCGACTCACCGAAGGAAAGCGATCAGCAAGCAAGCACCGAAACAGAGCCTGACATCAAAGAACTGAGTCAGGACGAGTGGGAAAACAAGATACCTGACGAGCTACCGGTAGACGCCAGCTGGGACGATGTGTTTGAAACCGCAGCCACTTCTGTTGCCAACAAGCAAAACAGCAGCAGTGGCGAAAGCCGGGACTTCGATACCTTTCAAGCCTCTGCGGACACCCTGCAAGATCACCTGCTCTGGCAACTCAATCTCACCCCCATGTCCGACAACGACCGGGTAATTGCCGGAGCTTTGATTGATGCCATTGGCGATGACGGCTTTCTGGCACTGCCTGTGGAGGATATCTGGCAGGGCTTGGTAGACACCAGTCAACCGGAAGAAGAACAACTGGAACTGGATGAGGTAATCGCAGTACTCCGACGCATACAGCACTTCGACCCTATTGGTGTGGGCGCTACCTCGCTCAGCGACTGCCTGTTAATTCAGCTGCGCCAGCTTCCGGCAGAAACACCCTATTTGCAAGAGGCCATCACTCTGGCGGAATCCCATCTGGAATTGGTGGCCCGGCGGGATGTTAAGCAACTGCAAAAACACACAGGCTTGTGCCCAGATAGCTTAGGGACCGCTATTATCCTGATTCAGGCACTGTCGCCACGCCCTGGCGACCTGGTACGCAGCAGCCAGGTGGAATACTGCGTACCAGACGTAAAAGTGGATAAAAAGAACAACCGCTGGCAAGTGACGCTGAACAATGACATTACTCCCGCCCTGCGCATCAACCAAAGCTACGCCCAACTGATCCGCCGCGCGGACAGCAGTGAGCAAAATCGCTTTTTACGAGACAACCTGCAAGAAGCCCGCAGCTTTTTGCGCAGTTTGCAAAGCCGCAACGACACCTTGCTGCGAGTTGCCGCCTGTATTGTGGAGATGCAGCAGGGCTTTCTCGACCAGGGCCCGGAAGCCATGAAACCCATGGTACTGGCAGACGTTGCCGAGCAGTTGGAGCTGCACGAATCCACCATTTCCCGTGTCACTACCCAGAAGTTTATCGACACGCCAAGAGGCATGTACGAACTCAAGTACTTCTTTTCCAGCCATGTGAGTACCGCTGAAGGTGGTCAGTGTTCATCAACGGCGATTCGCGCTATGTTGAAAAAACTCATCGATGAAGAAGACTCGGCGAAACCGTTAAGCGATAACAAACTGGCGGCCATTCTGGACGAACAAGGTATTAAGGTGGCGCGCCGCACTGTTGCCAAATACCGCGAAAGTCTAAACATTCCCTCATCCAGTGAGCGGAAAAAATACCGCATCAAATAA
- the raiA gene encoding ribosome-associated translation inhibitor RaiA, with product MQLNISGHHVEVTEPLRNYVISKLDRLQRHNDKITSTNVILSVEKLIQKAEATVHVSGGEFFADSEHEDLYAAIDTLMDKLDRQLIKHKEKQRGR from the coding sequence ATGCAACTGAACATCAGCGGACACCATGTGGAAGTTACCGAGCCCCTGCGCAACTACGTCATCAGCAAATTGGACCGCCTACAACGGCACAACGATAAAATCACCAGCACCAACGTTATCCTTTCCGTCGAAAAATTGATCCAAAAAGCCGAGGCAACGGTGCACGTCAGTGGCGGCGAGTTTTTTGCCGATAGCGAACACGAGGACCTGTACGCCGCCATCGACACCCTCATGGATAAGCTCGACCGGCAGCTGATCAAGCACAAGGAAAAACAGCGGGGTCGTTAA
- a CDS encoding PTS sugar transporter subunit IIA, translated as MMQISDILTLERTNCCAPGSSKKRVLEYLATFLAQQNTDVEPLALFEQLLARERLGSTGIGDGVAIPHCRLEGFTAPVGVLLRLQKGVDFDAIDGQPVDLVFALIVPEDSGDNQENDEHLNTLASIAELMQSPQRRKSLRQAVDNRALYSCAIT; from the coding sequence ATTATGCAAATCTCTGACATACTCACTCTGGAACGCACCAACTGTTGCGCTCCCGGGAGCAGTAAAAAGCGAGTCCTGGAGTATCTAGCCACCTTTTTGGCGCAACAGAACACAGACGTAGAGCCGTTGGCACTGTTTGAGCAATTGCTCGCCAGGGAACGACTGGGCAGTACCGGCATTGGCGATGGTGTCGCCATCCCCCACTGTCGCCTGGAAGGTTTTACCGCTCCGGTGGGGGTTCTGTTGAGACTGCAAAAAGGAGTCGACTTCGACGCTATTGATGGTCAACCTGTAGACCTTGTGTTCGCGCTGATCGTGCCAGAAGACAGCGGCGACAATCAGGAAAACGACGAACATTTAAACACCTTGGCCAGCATCGCAGAATTGATGCAAAGCCCACAACGGCGCAAAAGCTTGCGCCAAGCAGTGGATAACAGAGCGCTGTATAGCTGCGCCATTACATAA
- the rapZ gene encoding RNase adapter RapZ, whose protein sequence is MRLVVISGRSGSGKSTALHVLEDVGFTCIDNLPAALLPPLLLQYQQTDSNQDQKIAVGIDARNLLGDLQQLPKILEEINNSGVDHEVIFLDARAPVLLRRFSETRRKHPLSSDNLALKDAIKLERKLLDPIASIATRAIDTSNMNLHQLRDLVKKQVVPDNQGEMAILFQSFGFKRGVPADVDFVFDVRCLPNPYWVPELRALTGNDAGVVDFLELQVDVAHMLADIIGFLERWLPKFQADNRSYLTVAIGCTGGQHRSVYLCNKLCEYFSGHLTNVVQTRHRELT, encoded by the coding sequence ATGCGCCTGGTGGTGATTAGTGGCCGATCTGGCTCTGGCAAAAGTACCGCCCTCCACGTTTTGGAGGACGTAGGCTTTACTTGTATCGATAATCTACCGGCGGCGCTGCTGCCGCCATTGCTGCTGCAATACCAGCAAACCGATAGTAACCAAGACCAGAAAATTGCCGTTGGCATTGATGCCCGTAACCTGTTGGGCGACCTCCAGCAGTTGCCGAAAATCCTTGAAGAGATCAACAACAGTGGCGTCGATCACGAAGTAATTTTTCTCGATGCCCGAGCTCCGGTACTGCTGCGTCGATTCAGCGAAACCCGGCGCAAACACCCATTGAGCTCTGACAACCTGGCTCTGAAAGACGCCATCAAGCTGGAGCGCAAGCTCCTCGACCCCATCGCCTCCATCGCCACACGAGCCATCGATACCAGTAATATGAACCTGCACCAGTTGCGGGACCTGGTGAAAAAACAGGTGGTGCCAGACAACCAGGGCGAAATGGCTATTTTGTTTCAGTCGTTTGGTTTTAAACGTGGTGTTCCCGCTGATGTGGACTTTGTATTTGACGTTCGCTGCCTGCCCAACCCCTACTGGGTACCGGAATTGCGCGCCTTGACCGGCAACGATGCCGGCGTGGTGGACTTTTTGGAACTGCAAGTGGATGTCGCTCACATGCTGGCAGATATTATCGGCTTCCTGGAACGCTGGCTGCCCAAATTCCAGGCGGATAACCGCAGCTATCTGACCGTCGCCATAGGCTGTACTGGCGGCCAGCACCGCTCAGTTTACCTGTGCAACAAACTCTGTGAATACTTTTCCGGGCACCTGACCAACGTGGTGCAAACCCGCCACCGGGAATTGACGTGA
- a CDS encoding HPr family phosphocarrier protein, with amino-acid sequence MIQRELTIINKLGLHARAATKLAQTSGRFASTIRCGHSGKMVDAKSVMAVMLLAASKGTTLNFEIEGGDEQEAADSISELIGDYFGEGQ; translated from the coding sequence GTGATCCAACGCGAATTGACCATTATCAACAAACTTGGCCTGCACGCCCGAGCCGCCACCAAGCTGGCGCAAACTTCCGGGCGCTTCGCCAGCACCATTCGCTGCGGCCACAGCGGAAAAATGGTCGACGCCAAAAGTGTGATGGCGGTCATGCTGCTGGCCGCCTCAAAAGGCACCACCCTGAACTTTGAGATCGAGGGCGGCGACGAGCAAGAGGCCGCAGATAGCATATCTGAGCTGATCGGCGATTATTTTGGCGAAGGGCAGTAA